Proteins from a single region of Nocardiopsis dassonvillei subsp. dassonvillei DSM 43111:
- a CDS encoding YIP1 family protein, giving the protein MNLRKKNPDTPTTDVVATLQERVRQAQALASVPHQELLADPRLNPATRSQADSLESDRLRTRLDLEHRRFLRTEREADRRADEAIRAAQAVDQARAATDPAYTVLALVRNRSRFAALSLGASLVLSVGSAMGLEAGVVAHYPAAPTGIGYLGEVALSGMSTAAIIWAGLLARSGTFPTGGRRAALLGLIVVPLLVSIVGSTIGSGPAGAVASIGSAAFSWFAYLIAVTSADAIAQLVKPLSATTTATEAPADHEEPTVPLPHRTAGEALQVVGEEIAEQAADYLRSHGNPPERSHGQDRSHGTGPERSHEDTDPDDDGHDIESGQVIPSERPCERSRSHGDDEATERALTAQERRRLEGIQNRRRVADFLYERPDAHTAQIAEELGLGESTVRRIRKELESGGES; this is encoded by the coding sequence GTGAACCTGCGCAAGAAGAACCCCGACACCCCGACCACGGACGTGGTCGCCACCCTGCAGGAACGGGTCCGACAGGCCCAGGCGCTCGCGTCCGTGCCCCACCAGGAGCTGTTGGCCGATCCGCGGCTGAACCCGGCGACCCGCTCGCAGGCCGACTCGCTGGAGTCGGACCGGCTCCGTACCCGCTTGGACCTGGAACACCGCCGCTTCCTGCGCACCGAGCGCGAGGCCGACCGCCGCGCGGACGAGGCCATCCGGGCCGCTCAGGCCGTCGATCAGGCCCGTGCCGCGACCGACCCGGCCTACACCGTCCTGGCGCTGGTACGCAACCGGTCCCGGTTCGCCGCCCTGTCGTTGGGGGCCTCGCTCGTGCTGAGCGTGGGGTCCGCGATGGGGTTGGAGGCGGGCGTGGTCGCGCACTACCCCGCCGCCCCGACCGGCATCGGCTACCTGGGCGAGGTCGCCCTGAGCGGCATGTCGACGGCCGCGATCATCTGGGCCGGGTTGCTGGCCCGCTCCGGCACGTTCCCCACTGGTGGTCGCCGCGCCGCGCTGCTGGGGCTGATCGTCGTTCCGCTGCTGGTGTCCATCGTGGGGTCCACGATCGGGTCCGGCCCGGCCGGGGCCGTCGCCTCGATCGGTAGCGCCGCGTTCTCCTGGTTCGCGTACCTGATCGCGGTCACCTCCGCCGACGCCATCGCCCAACTCGTCAAGCCCCTGAGCGCGACCACCACGGCGACCGAGGCCCCCGCCGACCACGAGGAGCCGACCGTCCCGCTGCCCCACCGCACCGCCGGAGAGGCCCTTCAGGTGGTCGGGGAGGAGATCGCGGAACAGGCCGCGGACTACCTGCGCTCGCACGGGAATCCGCCTGAGCGCTCGCACGGCCAGGACCGCTCGCACGGGACCGGCCCGGAGCGCTCGCACGAGGACACCGACCCCGACGACGACGGCCACGACATCGAGTCTGGGCAGGTCATTCCGTCTGAGCGCCCGTGCGAGCGGTCGCGCTCGCACGGCGACGACGAGGCAACCGAACGGGCGCTGACCGCACAGGAGCGCCGCCGCCTGGAGGGCATCCAGAACCGGCGCAGGGTCGCGGACTTCCTGTACGAGCGCCCCGACGCTCACACGGCCCAGATCGCTGAGGAGCTGGGGTTGGGAGAGTCCACCGTCCGCCGGATCCGCAAGGAACTGGAGAGCGGGGGCGAGTCGTGA
- a CDS encoding FtsK/SpoIIIE domain-containing protein — protein MARNELVYRGRDEDTDKKRKGATWGDYLRPWAAAPALIPAGFLTHWMWGDLGWGTGLAAAAIAAAGGVVTYAAHRLTGARTWYAHHISTAMTGGAGAWLALATAFGPGRPLMDVLLIGGAAGAAIANVHLWARSQGAGETAPKKGAGRILATFEEVAAKLDLRNIRARLLSDTEMQQRHELTLENGETAESLQNRAKELASAYGVAPGAIRVIEDQGRADKAELVITKQDVMGKLIPWPGLNPAHVGTSIADHPLHLGTYEDGEPFHNQITNRHSLTVGMAGAGKSVYGKVKMVQVAARKDTFTLAIDLAKGRQTLGPIEGAIGWPAYDKKAARGQLAAIKRAIKARANHLADQGNSQWVPGCGLTFLHILVEEAAEVVDFDEIVEVARVSRSVGMHLDLSLQRATWGNLDTDTRANLGDGLCFGVRDFADASFVLPDYVTDAGCDPSRWRKSKPGAAYAAIEHVDPDRHVVAAKMFGPPTTDPKDENKVLTAEANSLPSQDEKLDAITRAAFGAEYAEYLATRPGGSSTPAAPAVQVPSPAVTVATTTDMDDTVTEEELIVDPDIEPVVLTTPDDDPEIQGDIDAEIPPLDPEDDFVLPTRKKGTKASAEEARAALEGVLEGWGPGHQFTVWDATVAMQERGAERKKSWFYNKLTALAEDGRLRHEDDGSWTILESRELIDA, from the coding sequence ATGGCTCGCAACGAGCTGGTGTACCGGGGCCGGGACGAGGACACCGACAAGAAGCGCAAGGGCGCGACGTGGGGCGACTACCTGCGGCCGTGGGCCGCCGCCCCGGCGCTCATCCCGGCCGGGTTCCTCACACACTGGATGTGGGGCGACCTCGGATGGGGCACCGGCCTGGCCGCCGCCGCCATCGCGGCCGCGGGCGGGGTGGTCACCTACGCCGCGCACCGCCTGACCGGAGCGCGCACCTGGTACGCCCACCACATCTCCACCGCCATGACCGGCGGGGCCGGGGCGTGGCTGGCACTGGCGACCGCGTTCGGCCCCGGACGTCCGCTCATGGACGTGCTGCTCATCGGCGGAGCGGCCGGGGCCGCGATCGCGAACGTGCACCTGTGGGCCCGCTCGCAGGGGGCCGGGGAGACCGCGCCAAAGAAGGGCGCCGGCCGGATCCTGGCGACCTTCGAGGAGGTCGCGGCCAAGCTCGACTTGCGCAACATCAGGGCGCGCCTGCTCAGCGACACCGAGATGCAGCAGCGCCACGAGCTGACCCTGGAGAACGGCGAGACCGCCGAGTCCTTGCAGAACCGCGCGAAGGAGCTGGCGTCCGCGTACGGGGTCGCCCCCGGCGCGATCCGGGTGATCGAGGACCAGGGCCGCGCCGACAAGGCGGAGCTGGTCATCACCAAGCAGGACGTCATGGGCAAGCTCATCCCGTGGCCGGGGCTGAACCCGGCGCACGTGGGCACCTCGATCGCGGACCACCCGCTGCACCTGGGGACCTACGAGGACGGCGAGCCCTTCCACAACCAGATCACCAACCGGCACTCGCTCACGGTCGGCATGGCCGGGGCCGGGAAGTCGGTCTACGGCAAGGTCAAGATGGTGCAGGTCGCCGCGAGGAAGGACACCTTCACGCTCGCCATCGACCTGGCCAAAGGCCGCCAGACGCTCGGACCGATCGAGGGCGCGATCGGCTGGCCCGCCTACGACAAGAAGGCCGCCCGCGGCCAACTGGCCGCGATCAAGCGCGCGATCAAGGCCCGCGCGAACCACCTGGCCGACCAGGGGAACTCGCAGTGGGTGCCCGGGTGCGGGCTGACCTTCCTGCACATCCTGGTAGAGGAAGCCGCTGAGGTGGTCGACTTCGACGAGATCGTGGAGGTGGCCCGGGTCTCCCGGTCGGTCGGCATGCACCTGGACCTGTCGTTGCAGCGGGCCACGTGGGGCAACCTCGACACGGACACGCGCGCGAACCTGGGTGATGGGCTGTGCTTCGGCGTCCGCGACTTCGCCGACGCCAGCTTCGTCCTGCCGGACTACGTCACCGACGCCGGGTGCGACCCCTCGCGGTGGCGCAAGTCCAAGCCGGGCGCCGCGTACGCCGCGATCGAGCACGTGGACCCCGACCGGCACGTCGTGGCCGCCAAGATGTTCGGTCCGCCGACCACCGACCCCAAAGACGAGAACAAGGTCCTCACAGCCGAAGCCAACTCGCTCCCATCCCAGGACGAGAAGCTGGACGCCATCACGCGGGCCGCGTTCGGTGCCGAGTACGCCGAGTACCTCGCGACCCGCCCTGGTGGGTCCTCCACTCCGGCCGCGCCCGCGGTTCAGGTGCCTTCCCCCGCCGTGACGGTGGCCACGACCACCGACATGGACGACACCGTGACCGAGGAGGAGCTGATCGTGGACCCCGACATCGAGCCGGTCGTGCTCACCACCCCGGACGACGACCCCGAGATCCAGGGCGACATCGACGCGGAGATCCCGCCCCTGGACCCTGAGGACGATTTCGTTCTGCCGACCCGCAAGAAGGGCACCAAGGCCAGCGCGGAGGAAGCGCGCGCTGCCCTGGAGGGCGTCCTGGAGGGGTGGGGGCCGGGCCACCAGTTCACGGTCTGGGACGCCACGGTGGCCATGCAGGAGCGGGGCGCGGAGCGCAAGAAGAGCTGGTTCTACAACAAGCTCACGGCCCTGGCGGAAGACGGACGCCTGCGCCACGAGGATGACGGCTCCTGGACGATCCTGGAGTCCCGCGAGTTGATCGACGCCTGA
- a CDS encoding DNA cytosine methyltransferase: MTRRPRLLDLYSGAGGAAMGYHLAGFDVVGVDIHHQPNYPFEHHVADALEYVTEHGHEFDALHGSPTCQTFANVTSWRGDQSKYPDLLTPTRTAFQATGLPWVIENVPEAPLRHDLLLCGSMFGLHVRRHRAFETSWGAFQLTAPCFHHPGLLPFEHKGERAYADAMGCTWMTNIEGRQAIPPAYTEHIGMYLRSLVGSPSHANRSSGDPG; this comes from the coding sequence ATGACGCGCCGCCCCCGTCTGCTGGATCTGTACTCCGGTGCAGGAGGCGCCGCGATGGGCTACCACCTGGCCGGATTCGATGTGGTCGGCGTGGATATCCATCACCAGCCGAACTATCCGTTCGAACACCACGTGGCCGACGCCTTGGAGTACGTCACCGAACACGGGCACGAGTTCGACGCGCTTCACGGATCGCCGACCTGTCAGACGTTCGCCAACGTCACCTCCTGGCGTGGCGACCAGTCCAAGTATCCCGACCTGCTGACCCCCACAAGGACTGCCTTCCAAGCCACTGGCCTGCCCTGGGTGATCGAGAACGTCCCGGAGGCCCCTCTGCGACACGACCTGCTCCTGTGCGGGTCCATGTTCGGGCTGCACGTGCGTCGCCACCGGGCTTTCGAGACGTCCTGGGGTGCGTTCCAGCTCACCGCACCGTGCTTCCACCATCCGGGTCTGCTGCCGTTCGAGCACAAGGGTGAGCGCGCTTACGCGGACGCGATGGGGTGCACCTGGATGACCAACATCGAAGGTCGTCAGGCGATCCCTCCTGCCTACACGGAGCACATCGGCATGTACCTCAGGAGTCTGGTGGGCTCTCCCAGCCATGCGAATCGGAGTAGCGGTGATCCCGGCTGA